One genomic window of Cupriavidus oxalaticus includes the following:
- a CDS encoding ABC transporter ATP-binding protein: MNQQETILETRNLTKEFKGFTAVSDVNLQVRRGSIHALIGPNGAGKTTCFNLLTKFLEPTTGTIVFNGIDITREKPAQIARRGVIRSFQISAVFPHLTVMENVRIGLQRQLGTAYQFWRSERSLDVLNDRAMELLEQVGLTEFAYTLTVNLPYGRKRALEIATTLAMEPELMLLDEPTQGMGHEDVDRVTQLIKKVSAGRTILMVEHNMSVVSSIADKITVLQRGAILAEGPYAEVSKDPRVMEAYMGTADAELQGAH, encoded by the coding sequence ATGAACCAGCAGGAAACCATCCTGGAAACGCGGAACCTCACCAAGGAGTTCAAGGGGTTCACCGCGGTGAGCGACGTCAACCTACAGGTGCGCCGCGGCTCGATCCATGCGTTGATCGGCCCTAATGGCGCAGGCAAGACCACTTGCTTCAACCTGCTCACCAAGTTCCTGGAGCCGACCACCGGCACCATCGTATTCAACGGCATCGACATCACCCGCGAGAAGCCCGCGCAGATCGCGCGCCGCGGCGTGATCCGTTCGTTCCAGATCTCGGCGGTGTTCCCGCACCTGACGGTGATGGAGAACGTGCGCATCGGGCTGCAGCGACAGCTTGGCACCGCGTACCAGTTCTGGCGCAGCGAGCGCTCGCTCGATGTGCTCAACGACCGCGCCATGGAGCTGCTCGAGCAGGTGGGGCTGACCGAGTTCGCGTACACGCTGACGGTGAACCTGCCGTACGGGCGCAAGCGCGCGCTGGAGATCGCCACCACGCTGGCGATGGAGCCGGAGCTGATGCTGCTCGACGAGCCCACGCAGGGCATGGGCCACGAGGACGTGGACCGCGTCACGCAGCTGATCAAGAAGGTCTCCGCCGGCCGCACCATTTTGATGGTCGAGCACAACATGAGCGTGGTCTCGTCGATCGCCGACAAGATCACCGTGCTGCAGCGGGGCGCAATCCTGGCCGAGGGGCCTTACGCCGAGGTGTCGAAGGACCCGCGCGTGATGGAGGCCTACATGGGCACGGCCGATGCCGAGCTGCAGGGCGCGCACTGA
- a CDS encoding ABC transporter ATP-binding protein gives MSTNNTPALEIKGLQAWYGESHILHGVDLTVNRGEVVTLLGRNGAGRTTTLRAIMGLTGARKGSIKVNGNETIGLPTHKIAHYGIGYCPEERAIFSSLSCEENLLLPPQLKGKGGETTAGMSESEIYDMFPNLKERRQSQGTRLSGGEQQMLAVARILRTGANLLLLDEISEGLAPVIVQALARMIRMLKQKGYTVVMVEQNFRFAAPLADRFYVMEHGSIVERFDAGDLQAKMPVLHELLGV, from the coding sequence ATCAGCACGAACAACACTCCCGCCCTCGAAATCAAGGGCCTGCAGGCCTGGTATGGCGAATCGCACATCCTGCACGGCGTCGACCTCACGGTGAACCGCGGCGAAGTGGTGACGCTGCTGGGCCGCAACGGCGCCGGGCGCACCACCACGCTGCGCGCGATCATGGGCCTGACCGGCGCGCGCAAGGGCTCGATCAAGGTCAACGGCAACGAGACCATCGGCCTGCCCACGCACAAGATCGCGCACTACGGCATCGGCTACTGCCCGGAAGAGCGCGCGATCTTCTCCAGCCTGTCGTGCGAGGAGAACCTGCTGCTGCCGCCGCAGCTCAAGGGCAAGGGTGGTGAGACGACCGCGGGCATGAGCGAGTCCGAGATCTACGACATGTTCCCCAACCTGAAGGAGCGCCGCCAGAGCCAGGGCACGCGCCTGTCGGGCGGCGAGCAGCAGATGCTGGCGGTGGCGCGCATCCTGCGCACCGGCGCCAACCTGCTGCTGCTCGATGAAATCTCGGAAGGGCTGGCACCGGTGATCGTGCAGGCGCTGGCGCGCATGATCCGGATGCTCAAGCAGAAGGGGTACACGGTGGTGATGGTGGAGCAGAACTTCCGCTTCGCCGCGCCGCTGGCCGACCGCTTCTACGTGATGGAGCACGGCAGCATCGTCGAACGCTTCGATGCCGGCGATCTGCAGGCAAAGATGCCGGTGCTGCATGAACTGCTCGGGGTCTGA
- a CDS encoding sulfite exporter TauE/SafE family protein — translation MEFAFLAVAAFLAGMIDAVAGGGGLVQIPALFSAYPGMAPATLLGTNKVGSIAGTANAALRYGRSVRIYWGATAPAVVAAFVFSMAGAWALTMIPAEPMRKALPFILVTLLVYTLAKKDLGTEHAPTLKGGRERLAALLAGAVLGFYDGVFGPGTGSFLMIVFVRVFGYDFLHAAASTKLVNLATNLAALLLLASKGHIWWQLGLVMAVANVAGSQVGSRLALRHGSAFVRKVFIVVVSALILKTAWDAFAR, via the coding sequence ATGGAGTTCGCTTTCCTGGCGGTTGCCGCCTTTCTCGCCGGCATGATCGACGCGGTCGCCGGCGGCGGCGGCCTGGTCCAGATCCCGGCGCTGTTCTCCGCCTATCCCGGCATGGCGCCGGCAACGCTGCTGGGTACCAACAAGGTTGGCTCGATCGCCGGCACCGCCAACGCCGCGCTGCGCTACGGCCGCAGCGTGCGCATCTACTGGGGCGCGACCGCGCCGGCGGTGGTGGCGGCCTTTGTCTTCTCGATGGCCGGCGCGTGGGCGCTGACCATGATCCCGGCCGAGCCGATGCGCAAGGCGCTGCCATTCATCCTGGTGACGCTGCTGGTGTATACGCTGGCCAAGAAGGACCTCGGGACCGAGCATGCGCCGACGCTGAAAGGCGGCCGCGAACGGCTCGCGGCATTGCTCGCCGGCGCAGTGCTCGGCTTCTACGATGGCGTGTTCGGCCCCGGCACCGGCAGCTTCCTGATGATCGTGTTCGTGCGCGTGTTCGGCTATGACTTCCTGCATGCCGCGGCGTCGACCAAGCTGGTCAACCTCGCCACCAACCTGGCGGCGTTGCTGCTGCTCGCCAGCAAGGGCCATATCTGGTGGCAGCTGGGGCTGGTGATGGCGGTGGCCAATGTTGCCGGCAGCCAGGTGGGCAGCCGGCTGGCGCTGCGGCATGGCAGCGCGTTCGTGCGCAAGGTGTTTATCGTGGTGGTGAGCGCGTTGATCCTGAAGACGGCATGGGATGCGTTTGCGCGCTGA
- a CDS encoding branched-chain amino acid ABC transporter permease, whose product MSAPTTSSTRPAVAANAGRAGKGQGVQKKLLYGLLLLGLIAAPLAGAYPVFVLKVLCFALFACAFNLLIGYTGLLSFGHAAFFGGAGYAAGHAMKAWGVTPEIGLILGTATGALIGYVVGSLAIRRQGIYFSMITLALAQMLFFICLQAPFTGGEDGLQGIPRGKLFGVLPLSNDLTLYYVALVIIVAAFALIVRTVHSPFGQILKAIKENEPRAISLGYDVDRFKLTAFVLSAALSGLAGSIKALVLGFETLTDVHWSMSGSVILMTLVGGLGTLSGPIVGAFVIVALENKLGDIGSFLASATGLQWFNTLGESVTMVTGVIFVICVLTFRRGIMGELLARFGRKHE is encoded by the coding sequence ATGAGCGCACCAACCACATCATCGACGCGGCCCGCAGTGGCTGCCAACGCGGGCCGGGCAGGAAAGGGACAGGGCGTGCAGAAGAAACTGTTGTACGGATTGCTGCTGCTGGGGCTGATCGCCGCGCCGCTGGCGGGTGCCTATCCGGTATTTGTGCTCAAGGTGCTGTGCTTTGCGCTGTTTGCCTGCGCGTTCAATCTGCTGATCGGCTATACCGGGCTGCTGTCGTTCGGCCATGCGGCCTTCTTCGGCGGTGCCGGCTACGCGGCCGGCCATGCCATGAAGGCCTGGGGCGTGACGCCCGAGATCGGGCTGATCCTGGGCACGGCCACCGGCGCGCTGATCGGCTACGTGGTCGGCTCGCTGGCGATCCGGCGTCAGGGCATCTACTTCTCGATGATCACGCTGGCGCTGGCGCAGATGCTGTTCTTTATCTGCCTGCAGGCGCCATTCACCGGCGGCGAGGACGGACTGCAGGGCATCCCGCGCGGCAAGCTGTTCGGCGTGCTGCCGCTGTCCAATGACCTGACGCTCTACTACGTGGCGCTGGTGATCATTGTCGCGGCCTTCGCGCTGATCGTGCGCACGGTGCATTCGCCGTTCGGCCAGATCCTGAAGGCGATCAAGGAGAACGAGCCGCGGGCTATCTCGCTGGGCTACGATGTCGACCGCTTCAAGCTGACCGCTTTCGTGCTCTCGGCGGCGCTGTCGGGGCTGGCCGGCTCGATCAAGGCGCTGGTGCTGGGCTTCGAGACTCTGACCGACGTGCACTGGTCGATGTCGGGCTCGGTGATCCTGATGACGCTGGTGGGCGGCCTGGGCACCTTGTCGGGCCCGATCGTCGGCGCCTTCGTGATCGTGGCGCTGGAAAACAAGCTGGGCGACATCGGCAGCTTCCTGGCCTCGGCCACCGGCCTGCAGTGGTTCAACACGCTGGGCGAGTCGGTGACGATGGTGACCGGCGTGATCTTCGTGATCTGCGTGCTGACCTTCCGCCGCGGCATCATGGGCGAGCTGCTGGCCCGGTTCGGCCGCAAGCACGAGTGA
- a CDS encoding branched-chain amino acid ABC transporter permease, giving the protein MDIFGIPLPAMLSQLLLGLVNGAFYAMLSLGLAVIFGLLNVINFAHGALFMLGAVLAWMGMEYAGLNYWIMLLLSPLVVAAIGVVIEKTMLRWIYKLDHIYGLLLTLGITLVIEGIFRSIYGVSGLPYQTPDALQGATDLGFMILPNYRAWVVVASLVVCFATWYVIEKTKLGAYLRAGTENPKMVEAFGVNVPLMVTLTYGFGVALAAFAGVLAAPVIQISPLMGQNLIIIVFAVVVIGGMGSIMGSILTGLGLGVVEGLTKVFYPEASSTVVFFIMVIVLLLRPAGLFGKEK; this is encoded by the coding sequence ATGGACATCTTCGGAATTCCCCTGCCTGCCATGCTTTCCCAGCTGTTGCTGGGGCTGGTGAACGGCGCCTTCTATGCGATGCTGAGCCTGGGCCTGGCGGTCATCTTCGGCCTGCTCAACGTCATCAACTTCGCGCACGGCGCGCTCTTCATGCTGGGTGCGGTGCTGGCCTGGATGGGCATGGAGTACGCCGGGCTCAACTACTGGATCATGCTGCTGCTGTCGCCGCTGGTGGTTGCCGCCATCGGGGTGGTGATCGAGAAGACCATGCTGCGCTGGATCTACAAGCTCGACCACATCTATGGCCTGCTGCTGACGCTGGGCATCACGCTGGTGATCGAAGGCATCTTCCGCTCGATCTACGGCGTGTCGGGCCTGCCGTACCAGACGCCTGACGCGCTGCAGGGTGCGACCGACCTCGGCTTCATGATCCTGCCGAACTACCGCGCCTGGGTCGTGGTGGCGTCGCTGGTGGTGTGCTTCGCGACCTGGTACGTGATCGAGAAGACCAAGCTGGGCGCCTACCTGCGCGCCGGCACCGAGAACCCAAAGATGGTCGAGGCCTTCGGCGTCAACGTGCCGCTGATGGTGACGCTGACCTACGGCTTCGGCGTGGCGCTGGCGGCGTTTGCCGGGGTGCTGGCCGCGCCGGTGATCCAGATCTCGCCGCTGATGGGCCAGAACCTGATCATCATCGTGTTCGCGGTGGTGGTGATTGGCGGCATGGGCTCGATCATGGGGTCGATCCTGACCGGCCTGGGGCTAGGCGTGGTCGAGGGCCTGACCAAGGTGTTCTATCCTGAAGCATCGTCGACCGTGGTGTTCTTCATCATGGTGATCGTGCTGCTGCTGCGCCCGGCCGGGCTGTTCGGGAAGGAGAAGTGA
- a CDS encoding branched-chain amino acid ABC transporter ATP-binding protein/permease — protein MTMLTDKQAAAVTGAEAGSRARLNRNRILVLAFIVVLALLPVLPTPEFWITLGNYIGLYSIVAIGLVLLTGVGGMTSFGQAAFVGLGAYSTAYLTTQFGLSPWFGLLVGLVITVASAYVIGLITMRMSGHYLPLATIAWGLSLFFLFGNLEFLGKYDGINGIPVLSFFGIELQSGRSMFYLIWAVVLLAVLAMQNLLNSRPGRAIRALKGGGVMAEAMGVNTAWMKVVIFVVAAILACVSGFLYAHLQRAVNPTPFGLNYGIEYLFMAVVGGVGHVWGAVLGAGILTILKDVLQGVLPKLLGANGNFEIIVFGVLLVLLLQYARDGIWPFLRRLFPSGPAVLAPAQAEALAVRRKPEAGELILDVRAARKEFGGLVAVNDVSFQVRAGEIIGLIGPNGAGKSTTFNLVTGVLPVTRGEVRYRGEVISGLPSREIVKRGIGRTFQHVHLLPTMTVLENVAIGAHLRGDFRAQGGVSAAILRMNKVEEDKLLFEAKRQLERVGLADCMYMEAGSLALGQQRILEIARALCCDPALLLLDEPAAGLRYKEKQALADLLRKLKGEGMSVLLVEHDMDFVMNLTDRLVVMEFGTRIAEGVPEEVQKNPAVLEAYLGGVE, from the coding sequence ATGACCATGCTGACCGACAAGCAAGCGGCGGCCGTGACCGGCGCCGAGGCCGGCAGCCGCGCGCGGCTGAACCGCAACCGGATTCTGGTGCTGGCCTTCATCGTCGTGCTGGCGCTGCTGCCGGTGCTGCCGACGCCTGAATTCTGGATCACGCTGGGCAACTACATCGGGCTCTACAGCATCGTCGCGATCGGGCTGGTGCTGCTGACCGGCGTGGGCGGGATGACATCGTTCGGACAGGCCGCGTTCGTGGGGCTGGGCGCGTACAGCACCGCCTACCTGACCACGCAGTTCGGGCTGTCGCCGTGGTTCGGGCTGCTGGTGGGTCTGGTGATCACGGTAGCCTCGGCCTATGTGATCGGGCTGATCACGATGCGCATGTCCGGCCACTACCTGCCACTGGCGACCATCGCGTGGGGCCTGTCGCTGTTCTTCCTGTTCGGCAACCTGGAGTTCCTGGGCAAGTACGACGGCATCAACGGCATCCCGGTGCTGTCGTTCTTCGGCATCGAGCTGCAGTCGGGCCGCTCGATGTTCTACCTGATCTGGGCAGTGGTGCTGCTGGCCGTGCTGGCGATGCAGAACCTGCTGAACTCGCGCCCGGGCCGCGCCATCCGCGCGCTCAAGGGCGGCGGGGTGATGGCCGAGGCGATGGGCGTCAATACCGCGTGGATGAAAGTGGTGATCTTCGTCGTGGCGGCGATCCTGGCGTGCGTGTCGGGCTTCCTCTACGCGCACCTGCAGCGCGCGGTGAACCCGACGCCGTTCGGCCTGAACTACGGCATCGAGTACCTGTTCATGGCGGTGGTCGGCGGCGTCGGCCACGTGTGGGGCGCAGTACTGGGTGCGGGCATCCTGACCATCCTGAAGGACGTGCTGCAGGGCGTGCTGCCCAAGCTGCTCGGCGCCAACGGCAACTTCGAGATCATCGTCTTCGGCGTGCTGCTGGTGCTCCTGCTGCAGTATGCGCGCGATGGCATCTGGCCGTTCCTGCGCCGGCTGTTTCCGTCGGGCCCCGCGGTGCTGGCGCCGGCGCAGGCCGAGGCGCTGGCGGTGCGGCGCAAGCCCGAGGCGGGCGAGCTGATCCTCGACGTGCGCGCCGCGCGCAAGGAGTTCGGCGGGCTGGTCGCGGTCAACGATGTCAGCTTCCAAGTGCGTGCGGGCGAAATCATCGGCCTGATCGGCCCGAACGGTGCCGGCAAGTCCACCACCTTCAACCTGGTGACGGGCGTGCTGCCGGTCACGCGTGGCGAGGTCCGCTATCGCGGCGAGGTGATCTCCGGCCTGCCGTCGCGCGAGATCGTCAAGCGCGGCATTGGCCGCACCTTTCAGCACGTGCACCTGCTGCCGACCATGACGGTGCTGGAGAACGTCGCCATCGGCGCGCACCTGCGCGGCGACTTCCGCGCGCAGGGCGGTGTCTCGGCAGCGATCCTGCGCATGAACAAGGTCGAGGAAGACAAGCTGCTGTTCGAAGCGAAGCGGCAACTGGAACGCGTAGGCCTGGCCGACTGCATGTACATGGAAGCGGGCAGCCTGGCGCTGGGCCAGCAGCGCATCCTGGAGATCGCGCGCGCCCTGTGCTGCGACCCCGCGCTGCTGCTGCTCGACGAGCCGGCTGCGGGCCTGCGCTACAAGGAGAAGCAGGCGCTGGCCGACCTGCTGCGCAAGCTCAAGGGCGAGGGCATGAGCGTGTTGCTGGTCGAGCACGACATGGACTTCGTGATGAACCTGACCGACCGGCTGGTGGTGATGGAGTTTGGTACGCGCATCGCCGAGGGCGTGCCCGAGGAAGTGCAGAAGAACCCGGCGGTACTGGAAGCCTACCTGGGTGGCGTGGAATAG
- a CDS encoding branched-chain amino acid ABC transporter permease → MDLSIAAILAQDGITSGAIYALLALALVLVFSVTRVIFIPQGEFVAYGALTLAAMQAGHAPQTSWLLLAMGALTFVYETVTVLRSAELRRTLGQRLAVLAGKYLVFPLAVHWVVQQYGAQPLPMLAQIALTLLVIIPLGPMLYRLAYQPLAEASTLVLLIVSVGVHFALVGLGLVMFGAEGSRTTAFSDARFEVGALSVSGQSLWVVGVSALLIGALYFYFERTLQGKALRATAVNRLGARLVGIGTTQAGRLSFTLAAAMGALCGVLIAPLTTVYYESGFLVGLKGFVGAIVGGLVSYPVAALGALLVGLLESYSSFWASAFKEVIVFTLIIPVLLWRSLTSKHVEEEE, encoded by the coding sequence ATGGACCTATCTATCGCCGCCATCCTGGCGCAGGACGGCATCACCTCGGGCGCGATCTACGCGCTGCTGGCACTGGCCCTGGTGCTGGTGTTCTCGGTGACGCGCGTCATCTTCATCCCGCAAGGGGAGTTCGTTGCCTACGGCGCGCTGACGCTGGCCGCGATGCAGGCCGGGCATGCGCCGCAGACCAGCTGGCTGCTGCTGGCCATGGGCGCGCTGACCTTCGTCTATGAAACCGTGACCGTGCTGCGCAGCGCCGAGCTGCGGCGCACGCTGGGCCAGCGGCTGGCGGTGCTGGCCGGCAAGTACCTGGTGTTCCCGCTCGCGGTGCACTGGGTGGTCCAGCAATACGGCGCGCAGCCGTTGCCGATGCTGGCGCAGATCGCGCTGACGCTGCTGGTCATCATTCCCCTGGGGCCGATGCTGTACCGCCTCGCCTACCAGCCGCTGGCCGAGGCCAGCACGCTGGTGCTGCTGATCGTATCGGTCGGCGTGCACTTTGCGCTGGTGGGGCTGGGGCTGGTGATGTTCGGCGCCGAGGGCTCGCGCACCACGGCGTTCTCGGATGCGCGCTTCGAAGTGGGCGCGCTCAGCGTCTCGGGCCAGAGCCTGTGGGTGGTGGGCGTGTCGGCGCTGCTGATCGGCGCGCTGTACTTCTACTTCGAGCGCACGCTGCAGGGCAAGGCGCTGCGCGCGACCGCGGTGAACCGGCTGGGCGCTCGCCTGGTCGGTATCGGCACCACGCAGGCGGGGCGGCTGTCGTTCACGCTGGCCGCGGCGATGGGCGCGCTGTGCGGCGTGCTGATCGCGCCGCTGACCACGGTGTACTACGAGTCGGGGTTCCTGGTGGGCCTGAAGGGCTTTGTCGGCGCGATCGTCGGCGGGCTGGTGAGCTATCCGGTCGCAGCACTGGGTGCGCTGCTGGTAGGCCTGCTCGAATCCTATTCGTCCTTCTGGGCCAGCGCGTTCAAGGAGGTCATCGTCTTCACACTGATCATCCCGGTGCTGCTGTGGCGCTCGCTGACGAGCAAGCATGTCGAGGAGGAGGAATAA
- a CDS encoding ABC transporter substrate-binding protein, whose protein sequence is MKKTRLAAAMAAIAMGAVSFGAAAQVSGDTVKIGYITDMSGLYADIDGPGGLEAIKMAIEDRGGKVLGKPIEIVSADHQNKADIAASKAREWMDQQGLDMLLGGTNSGTALAMNKVASEKKRVYINIGAGTARLTNEECSPYTVHYAYDTVALAKGTGSAVVKQGGKSWFFLTADYAFGHSLESDTAAVVKASGGTVAGQVRHPLSASDFSSFLLQAQSSKAQILGLANAGGDTINAIKAAKEFGITKTMKIAGLLMFINDIHSLGLKNTEGLLMTDSWYWDMNDDTRKFANRFFGKMKKMPSSLQAADYSAASTYLKAVEAAKTDDPDKVMAELKKMKINDFYTKGYIRQDGRGIHDMYLMQVKTAAESKKPWDYLKVVATIPGDQAFTTVAESKCAMLKK, encoded by the coding sequence ATGAAAAAGACTCGGCTCGCGGCCGCGATGGCGGCTATTGCCATGGGTGCGGTTTCGTTCGGCGCTGCCGCGCAGGTATCCGGCGACACCGTAAAGATCGGCTATATCACCGACATGTCGGGCCTGTACGCCGACATCGACGGCCCCGGCGGCCTGGAAGCCATCAAGATGGCGATCGAGGACCGCGGCGGCAAGGTGCTGGGCAAGCCCATCGAGATCGTTTCCGCCGATCACCAGAACAAGGCCGACATCGCCGCCTCCAAGGCGCGCGAATGGATGGACCAGCAGGGCCTGGACATGCTGCTGGGCGGCACCAACTCCGGCACCGCGCTGGCGATGAACAAGGTCGCTTCCGAGAAGAAGCGCGTCTACATCAACATCGGTGCCGGCACCGCGCGCCTGACCAACGAAGAGTGCTCGCCGTACACGGTGCACTATGCCTATGACACGGTGGCGCTGGCCAAGGGCACCGGCAGCGCGGTGGTCAAGCAGGGCGGCAAGTCGTGGTTCTTCCTGACCGCCGACTACGCCTTCGGGCACTCGCTGGAAAGCGACACCGCCGCGGTGGTGAAGGCCAGCGGCGGCACGGTGGCGGGGCAGGTACGGCATCCGCTGTCGGCGTCCGACTTCTCGTCGTTCCTGCTGCAGGCGCAGTCGTCGAAGGCGCAGATCCTGGGCCTGGCCAACGCCGGCGGCGACACCATCAATGCGATCAAGGCGGCCAAGGAATTCGGCATCACCAAGACGATGAAGATCGCTGGCCTGCTGATGTTCATCAATGACATCCACAGCCTGGGTCTGAAGAACACCGAAGGCCTGCTGATGACCGACAGCTGGTACTGGGACATGAACGACGACACCCGCAAGTTCGCCAACCGCTTCTTCGGCAAGATGAAGAAGATGCCGAGCAGCCTGCAGGCCGCGGACTATTCGGCCGCCAGCACCTACCTGAAGGCGGTGGAAGCAGCCAAGACCGATGATCCGGACAAGGTCATGGCCGAGCTGAAGAAGATGAAGATCAACGACTTCTACACCAAGGGCTATATCCGCCAGGACGGCCGTGGCATCCACGACATGTACCTGATGCAGGTGAAGACCGCGGCCGAGTCGAAGAAGCCGTGGGATTACCTGAAGGTGGTGGCGACCATCCCGGGCGACCAGGCATTCACGACGGTGGCCGAGTCGAAGTGCGCGATGTTGAAGAAGTAA
- a CDS encoding ABC transporter substrate-binding protein, whose amino-acid sequence MDFKRASLLAIAAACLAAGAAQAQVKVGVTVSATGPAASLGIPEKNTFTLMPKEVAGKKIEYIVLDDASDTTTAVKNTRKLISEDKVDVVVGSTVTPNSLAMVDVVAENDTPMITMAASARIIEPMDAKRAWIFKTPQNDSHMATAIAEHMGNNNVKTVAFIGFADAYGDSWAQEFAKVAEMRKIKVVANERFARTDTSVTGQVLKMMSANADAVLIAGSGTPAALPAKTLKERGYKGKVYQTHGVANADFLRVCGKDCEGTFLPAGPLLVAEQLPDSNPVKKPAMAYKTAYEKAFGGQVSTFGGHAWDAGLILQHAIPEALKKGQPGTKEFRKALRDAMEQTRNLPVSHGIMNMSTTDHLGFDQRARVMVQIVDGKWKLLK is encoded by the coding sequence ATGGATTTCAAGCGCGCCAGCCTGCTGGCAATCGCGGCGGCCTGCCTGGCTGCCGGCGCCGCCCAGGCACAGGTCAAGGTCGGGGTCACGGTGTCGGCGACGGGTCCGGCCGCATCGCTGGGTATTCCGGAGAAGAACACCTTCACGCTGATGCCCAAGGAAGTCGCGGGCAAGAAGATCGAGTACATCGTCCTGGACGACGCTTCGGACACCACCACCGCGGTCAAGAACACCCGCAAGCTGATCAGCGAAGACAAGGTTGACGTGGTGGTCGGTTCCACCGTGACGCCGAACTCGCTGGCCATGGTCGACGTGGTCGCCGAGAACGATACGCCGATGATCACCATGGCCGCCTCGGCCCGCATCATCGAGCCGATGGATGCCAAGCGCGCCTGGATCTTCAAGACGCCGCAGAACGACTCGCACATGGCTACCGCGATTGCCGAGCACATGGGCAACAACAACGTGAAGACGGTGGCTTTCATCGGCTTCGCGGATGCCTATGGCGACAGCTGGGCGCAGGAATTCGCCAAGGTGGCGGAGATGCGCAAGATCAAGGTGGTCGCCAACGAGCGCTTTGCCCGCACCGACACTTCGGTGACCGGGCAGGTGCTGAAGATGATGAGCGCCAACGCCGACGCGGTGCTGATCGCAGGCTCGGGTACGCCCGCGGCGCTGCCCGCCAAGACACTGAAGGAGCGCGGCTACAAGGGCAAGGTCTATCAGACTCACGGCGTTGCCAACGCGGACTTCCTGCGCGTGTGCGGCAAGGATTGCGAAGGCACGTTCCTGCCGGCCGGCCCGCTGCTGGTGGCTGAACAGTTGCCCGACAGCAACCCGGTGAAGAAGCCGGCCATGGCCTACAAGACCGCCTACGAGAAAGCCTTCGGCGGCCAGGTCTCGACCTTCGGCGGCCATGCCTGGGATGCGGGCCTGATCCTGCAGCACGCCATTCCCGAGGCACTCAAGAAGGGCCAGCCCGGCACCAAGGAATTCCGCAAGGCGCTGCGCGACGCCATGGAGCAGACCAGGAACCTGCCGGTGTCGCACGGCATCATGAACATGAGCACCACCGACCACCTCGGCTTCGACCAGCGCGCACGCGTGATGGTGCAGATCGTCGACGGCAAGTGGAAGCTGCTGAAATAA